A genomic region of Synechococcus sp. NOUM97013 contains the following coding sequences:
- a CDS encoding YihY/virulence factor BrkB family protein — MPSKRLLIRRLVRSLWKAYLRWANADCVDLSAAFAYYTLQSIFPILLISLSLASWLLGRQQNLDDQIISYASGVLPPTAVSIVRQTMEKLVQQGFGAGLLGAGVLLVTAGNVYLTLQRGADRLWRDVLQPLPNALPLGAQAYQFVRVRIEAFFVVMLVGLLVVVDQISANLRMLPATLMADLAQSLPWLAELLADVPVLQFGRLLIPFVGFSAMALLLQFLLPSRRVPFSPLIPGSLLIGFLLTLLNLAVSRSILSLGARFQAYGVIGGVLVLTLWVWMIGVVIYFGQCWSVELANMRMNKDGDPLVNLSQN; from the coding sequence ATGCCTAGCAAAAGGCTACTGATTCGTCGATTGGTTCGATCTCTTTGGAAGGCTTATCTTCGTTGGGCTAACGCTGACTGTGTGGATCTCAGTGCGGCATTTGCTTATTACACCTTGCAGTCGATCTTTCCAATCCTGCTGATTTCTTTGTCGCTGGCATCTTGGTTGCTTGGTCGTCAGCAGAATCTAGATGATCAAATCATTAGTTACGCCAGTGGTGTGTTGCCTCCTACGGCTGTTTCCATCGTGAGGCAAACTATGGAGAAGCTGGTTCAACAAGGTTTCGGTGCTGGCTTGCTTGGCGCAGGTGTGTTGCTGGTGACGGCTGGAAATGTTTATCTCACCTTGCAGCGGGGGGCTGATCGTTTGTGGCGTGATGTGCTGCAACCTCTCCCTAACGCGTTGCCATTGGGTGCTCAGGCGTATCAGTTTGTACGGGTGAGAATCGAAGCCTTTTTTGTTGTCATGCTGGTTGGATTGCTGGTTGTTGTTGACCAGATCAGTGCCAATCTGCGGATGTTGCCAGCAACCTTGATGGCTGACCTTGCGCAATCACTGCCATGGCTTGCCGAGCTTCTCGCTGATGTTCCTGTGCTTCAATTTGGACGCTTGTTGATACCTTTTGTGGGCTTTTCGGCGATGGCGTTGCTTTTGCAATTCCTTTTGCCGAGTCGACGAGTGCCCTTCTCTCCGCTCATCCCTGGCTCATTATTAATTGGTTTTCTTCTGACATTGTTGAATCTGGCTGTCAGCCGAAGCATTCTTTCTCTTGGTGCTCGATTTCAGGCCTATGGCGTGATTGGTGGTGTTCTTGTGTTGACCTTGTGGGTCTGGATGATTGGGGTTGTGATTTATTTCGGACAGTGTTGGAGTGTTGAGTTGGCCAACATGCGAATGAATAAGGACGGTGATCCGCTCGTCAATCTCAGCCAGAACTGA
- a CDS encoding inositol monophosphatase family protein has translation MTSSLLSPQQLLAVHQLLDRVADRQRQDFGHIVSDVKPDGSLITACDRWSDKMLVDGLAALAPGEFTLSEEGEKQCPSSSAFWVVDPLDGTTNFAAGIPYWAISVARFVDGQPTEAFLEVPSLRQRIVAIRGRGAWRNGKPIAVETRQSSGSACVSLCSRAIRVLQRRHQEPFPAKIRLLGVASLNMVSVAMGQTVAALEATPKIWDLAAAWLVLSELQCPVLWLDENPAVLTPGRDLSEVSYPVLVAASQAELNRLKPWGESLLLP, from the coding sequence TTGACTTCCAGCCTCCTTTCTCCTCAGCAACTGCTCGCGGTTCATCAGCTGCTTGACCGGGTGGCGGATCGTCAGCGCCAGGATTTCGGTCACATCGTTTCCGACGTGAAGCCTGATGGAAGCTTGATTACTGCCTGTGATCGTTGGAGCGACAAGATGCTGGTGGACGGTCTTGCTGCGCTGGCCCCCGGTGAATTCACCTTGAGCGAAGAAGGTGAGAAGCAGTGTCCGTCTTCCTCAGCGTTCTGGGTGGTCGATCCCCTTGATGGCACGACCAACTTCGCTGCAGGCATTCCTTACTGGGCGATCTCCGTGGCTCGTTTTGTGGATGGTCAGCCCACGGAGGCATTCCTCGAGGTCCCCTCGTTGCGACAGCGCATCGTTGCAATTCGTGGTCGAGGTGCCTGGCGCAATGGAAAACCGATTGCTGTTGAGACCCGTCAGTCCTCGGGCAGTGCCTGTGTGTCTCTCTGCAGTCGTGCAATCCGCGTGTTGCAGCGCCGTCATCAAGAGCCTTTCCCCGCCAAGATCCGTTTGCTCGGCGTCGCCAGTCTCAACATGGTCAGCGTTGCCATGGGACAGACCGTTGCCGCTTTAGAGGCGACTCCCAAGATCTGGGATCTGGCTGCGGCCTGGTTGGTGCTCAGCGAACTTCAATGTCCTGTTCTTTGGCTTGATGAAAACCCGGCTGTGCTCACGCCGGGTCGTGACCTTTCAGAGGTCAGTTATCCGGTGCTCGTGGCGGCATCGCAGGCTGAGCTGAACCGGCTCAAGCCATGGGGAGAGTCGCTGCTTCTCCCTTGA
- a CDS encoding TolC family protein: MLRTAAGLLLAAGVLPVCFADVARAQANAESDSADGSALIDQTTLPSAVDLKGSRPQADPSVLPPAATTLPESMESLQAPPSLALPDQTNQVRIRELRPLTLAEVEQLAEVNNPNLKAVVSQVQQAKSGLRAALARWYPTLDLSANGLPQYLGGEQQNFDQRRTENINPVTGESTPTGVPAGVRTTTSRWSANFGARLNWNLIDPGRVPEIAAARDTYERSREAYLIALRELRLQVALDYFTLQRRDEQVRIGQQSVRASIVSLRDARARFQAGVATKLEVLEAITQLARDQQLLTNAIGDQAEVRRSLAATLDLPQDVTPTAAAPARVIGTWIPSLQESIVAAYAFREELDQLLLDISINNSNANLSLSAVQPVLSIFNNFSTQRFQGEANVVNPPEDQVYGWSFDNAVGLSASWNIFDGGRARARYRQNKQRAEESRFNFATQRNTIRSEVEASFYELRESQQDIRTTAREVLSATESLRLARLRFQAGVTTQREVVDNQRDLTNAQVRYADAVLNYNGSLAQLRRRTGLDQVQSCPAIDLPAEKPEELGVGQVLIEPTPYRSSCEASQMGV; this comes from the coding sequence GTGCTTCGGACTGCTGCGGGTCTTCTTCTGGCTGCCGGTGTACTGCCTGTTTGCTTCGCCGATGTCGCCCGCGCGCAAGCCAATGCTGAATCAGATTCAGCTGATGGATCGGCATTGATCGATCAGACCACGCTTCCTTCCGCTGTTGATCTGAAGGGTTCTCGTCCTCAGGCAGATCCTTCTGTGTTGCCTCCGGCGGCAACAACGCTGCCGGAATCGATGGAGTCGCTGCAAGCACCTCCAAGTCTTGCTTTGCCTGATCAGACGAATCAGGTCCGCATTCGCGAACTCAGACCCCTCACCCTGGCCGAAGTTGAGCAGCTAGCCGAGGTCAACAATCCCAATCTGAAAGCGGTTGTCAGTCAGGTTCAACAAGCCAAATCAGGCTTGAGGGCTGCGCTTGCCCGTTGGTATCCGACTCTTGATCTCAGTGCCAATGGATTGCCCCAGTACTTAGGTGGCGAACAGCAAAACTTCGATCAACGCCGCACCGAAAACATCAACCCCGTCACAGGCGAGAGCACTCCGACTGGTGTTCCTGCTGGTGTTCGCACCACCACATCGCGATGGTCAGCCAATTTCGGTGCTCGTCTGAATTGGAATCTGATTGATCCCGGTCGCGTCCCTGAGATTGCTGCAGCGCGAGACACCTATGAGCGCAGCCGTGAGGCATATCTGATCGCTCTGCGTGAACTCAGGCTCCAGGTCGCTCTCGACTATTTCACCCTGCAGCGGCGTGACGAGCAGGTGCGGATTGGACAGCAATCTGTTCGAGCGTCCATCGTGAGCTTGCGGGATGCACGAGCCCGCTTTCAGGCGGGCGTGGCGACCAAGCTGGAAGTCTTGGAGGCCATCACGCAGCTCGCCCGTGATCAGCAACTCTTGACCAATGCCATTGGTGATCAAGCTGAAGTCCGGCGCTCCTTGGCGGCAACCCTGGACCTGCCACAGGATGTGACGCCAACAGCTGCTGCTCCAGCAAGGGTGATCGGAACTTGGATTCCCTCATTGCAGGAGAGCATTGTTGCTGCCTATGCGTTCCGCGAAGAGCTGGATCAGCTCCTCCTCGATATCTCCATCAACAACAGCAATGCCAACTTGTCACTGTCCGCAGTGCAGCCCGTTCTGAGCATTTTCAATAACTTCTCCACGCAGCGCTTTCAGGGTGAGGCGAATGTGGTCAATCCTCCGGAAGACCAGGTCTATGGCTGGAGTTTTGACAATGCGGTCGGTCTGTCAGCCAGCTGGAATATTTTCGATGGTGGTCGAGCGCGCGCCCGCTACCGACAGAACAAACAGCGTGCTGAGGAGAGCCGCTTCAATTTCGCCACCCAGCGCAACACGATTCGCAGTGAAGTCGAGGCGAGCTTTTACGAACTCCGCGAAAGCCAGCAAGACATTCGCACCACAGCTCGGGAGGTGTTGTCTGCGACTGAATCCCTGCGTTTGGCCAGGCTGCGTTTCCAGGCAGGTGTGACCACCCAGCGAGAAGTTGTGGACAACCAGCGCGACCTCACCAATGCGCAGGTGCGCTACGCCGACGCTGTTCTGAACTACAACGGAAGTCTCGCCCAGTTGCGACGTCGGACTGGTTTGGATCAAGTGCAGTCTTGCCCTGCAATCGACCTTCCTGCGGAGAAGCCTGAAGAGCTTGGTGTTGGGCAGGTCCTGATTGAACCAACTCCTTACCGTTCCAGCTGCGAAGCTTCACAAATGGGCGTCTGA
- a CDS encoding TIGR03279 family radical SAM protein, whose protein sequence is MWNEPSAGVAVTALDPGRAARQPDPAVVASVEAGSIGEELGFEPGDQLLSINGVRPRDLIDYRYLIVEEELTLEVRDSAGELHRVDFEKDADDGLGLAFTEALFDGLRQCNNRCPFCFIDQQPPGHRDSLYLKDDDYRLSFLYGSYLTLTNLSETDWTRIEQQRLTPLFVSVHATDPDLRSSLLENSRAGRLLQQLEWFDERDLQIHAQVVVCPGLNDGHALLQSLTDLARFAGGEWPAVLSAAVVPVGLTRFRPPGDGLRAVTPKDAEQVIDAVEPLQQRFQQQLGSRFAWLSDEWYLIAGRPLPPRDSYEDLPQQENGVGTIRAFLEDLDVATTSLPDSIGSPLRSSWVVGRLVDKALEPVSDRLNRIHGVTLNLYGLPSPYWGQDQVVTGLLTGQDLIEGLRDQPLGDQLLLPSVMLRQGQPVFLDDMTLEQVQAALPVPIRIVHGAADIVAAVLGERPETT, encoded by the coding sequence GTGTGGAATGAACCCTCCGCAGGGGTAGCCGTCACGGCTCTCGACCCTGGTCGAGCTGCCCGCCAGCCGGATCCAGCCGTCGTTGCCTCAGTGGAGGCTGGTTCGATCGGTGAGGAGCTGGGATTCGAGCCTGGTGACCAACTGCTCAGTATCAATGGAGTCCGGCCGCGGGATCTCATTGATTACCGCTACTTAATCGTTGAGGAGGAGCTGACACTCGAGGTCCGTGACAGTGCGGGGGAATTGCACCGCGTTGACTTTGAGAAAGACGCGGATGATGGTCTTGGGCTGGCCTTCACCGAAGCGTTGTTCGATGGTTTGCGGCAATGCAACAACCGCTGTCCGTTTTGCTTCATCGACCAGCAACCTCCGGGGCATCGAGACAGCCTGTATCTCAAAGATGATGATTACCGGCTCAGTTTTCTGTATGGCTCCTATCTCACGCTCACGAATCTGTCGGAGACCGATTGGACCAGGATCGAGCAGCAACGTCTGACGCCGTTGTTTGTGTCCGTGCATGCCACGGATCCCGACTTGCGTTCCTCTCTTCTTGAGAATTCCCGCGCTGGCCGCTTGCTCCAGCAATTGGAATGGTTTGACGAACGCGATCTCCAAATCCATGCCCAGGTCGTCGTCTGTCCGGGGTTAAACGATGGACATGCCTTGCTCCAGTCGTTGACTGATCTGGCTCGCTTTGCCGGTGGTGAATGGCCTGCCGTCTTATCTGCCGCTGTCGTCCCCGTTGGATTGACCCGTTTCCGGCCCCCAGGAGATGGCTTGCGCGCCGTGACACCCAAGGATGCTGAACAGGTGATTGACGCCGTGGAACCGCTGCAGCAGCGATTTCAGCAGCAGCTCGGCAGCCGTTTCGCCTGGCTTTCCGACGAGTGGTATCTGATTGCAGGTCGGCCTTTGCCTCCGCGCGACAGTTATGAGGATCTTCCTCAGCAGGAAAATGGCGTGGGCACGATCCGAGCCTTCCTGGAGGATTTGGATGTCGCGACGACGTCGTTGCCCGACAGCATTGGAAGTCCGCTGCGCAGCAGCTGGGTCGTCGGGCGGCTGGTGGACAAAGCTCTGGAGCCTGTTTCCGATCGTCTGAACCGCATTCATGGTGTGACCCTGAATCTGTATGGCCTGCCAAGTCCGTATTGGGGGCAAGATCAAGTGGTGACTGGCCTGCTCACCGGTCAGGACCTAATTGAAGGCTTAAGAGATCAGCCGCTGGGCGACCAGCTGCTGCTGCCGTCGGTGATGCTTCGGCAGGGGCAGCCGGTCTTCCTCGATGACATGACGCTGGAGCAGGTTCAGGCTGCGTTGCCGGTTCCGATACGGATCGTGCATGGAGCAGCTGACATCGTGGCTGCCGTCCTCGGTGAACGGCCGGAAACCACCTAA
- a CDS encoding undecaprenyl-diphosphate phosphatase — MSDSGLLEAIWRNLVLGVVQGLTEFLPISSTAHLKVVPVLLGWGDPGVSATAVIQLGSIAAVIGYFRHDLRSVLRGISRAVRRGQWREPDARLGLAMAVGTVPILIAGLVIKLSWPGYETSPLRSVPAIAIVSIVMAVLLALAEKIGPRSKRLAQVEGRDGLVVGLAQALALIPGVSRSGSTLTASLFDSWKRPDAARFSFLLGIPAITLAGVVELRDAFADFSLVGVLPLMVGILSAAVVSWLAIDWLLKYLQRHSTWIFVIYRLLFGVLLLAWWSVAGSN, encoded by the coding sequence GTGTCGGATTCCGGTCTGCTTGAGGCCATTTGGAGAAACCTCGTGCTTGGGGTTGTGCAGGGACTCACGGAGTTCCTGCCGATCAGCAGTACGGCTCATCTCAAAGTTGTGCCGGTTCTCCTCGGTTGGGGGGATCCAGGGGTGTCGGCCACCGCCGTGATCCAGCTGGGCAGCATTGCAGCGGTGATTGGCTATTTCCGTCACGACCTGCGGTCTGTCTTGCGGGGCATCAGTCGTGCTGTGCGCCGAGGACAGTGGCGGGAGCCGGATGCCCGTCTTGGCCTTGCGATGGCTGTCGGCACTGTGCCGATTTTGATCGCTGGATTGGTGATCAAATTGAGCTGGCCGGGGTATGAAACGTCGCCGTTGCGCAGTGTTCCCGCCATCGCCATCGTGTCGATCGTGATGGCCGTGTTGCTGGCCTTGGCCGAAAAGATCGGTCCGCGAAGCAAGCGTCTCGCGCAGGTCGAGGGCCGTGATGGGCTCGTGGTGGGCCTGGCTCAGGCACTCGCGCTCATTCCGGGTGTCTCGCGTTCAGGGAGCACCTTGACGGCGTCGCTGTTCGATAGCTGGAAGCGGCCTGATGCGGCACGTTTTTCGTTTCTTTTGGGCATTCCTGCGATCACGCTGGCGGGAGTCGTGGAGTTAAGGGACGCCTTCGCGGATTTCAGCTTGGTCGGTGTGCTTCCGCTGATGGTGGGAATTCTTTCTGCAGCGGTGGTGTCATGGCTGGCCATCGACTGGCTTCTGAAATATCTCCAGCGCCACAGCACCTGGATTTTTGTGATCTACCGACTGCTGTTCGGTGTGCTTCTTCTGGCCTGGTGGTCGGTCGCAGGCTCAAACTGA
- a CDS encoding DUF3120 domain-containing protein, which produces MFSGLIRNQSLAEPVQTTTLGFAAIPFWASCLVVLPVFAQAPWVRAQPFSAALFGFVLLVAGLLSHWLAPTKGKDLGALLVGFSGSWLAGSLFWGWLSSHPLLHLPVEAFALPLALTGLNTRWRLGCAFYLASLLGTGFTDLAMALTNVMPLWPSVVTATPSEAALLLQEAAARVMRPESFLVISASAVLILRLVRDCRIRSLNATPWSTSWAVAASVLFTTLLIDGLFLTLSLLAPELSGLI; this is translated from the coding sequence TTGTTCAGCGGGCTGATACGCAACCAGAGCCTGGCTGAGCCGGTCCAAACCACGACGCTCGGTTTTGCCGCGATTCCTTTCTGGGCCTCCTGCTTGGTGGTTCTTCCGGTGTTCGCGCAGGCGCCTTGGGTGCGTGCGCAGCCCTTCAGTGCCGCGTTATTCGGATTTGTGCTGCTTGTTGCAGGCCTCCTGAGCCACTGGCTTGCGCCAACGAAAGGGAAAGATCTGGGCGCGCTTCTGGTGGGCTTCAGCGGCAGCTGGCTGGCAGGGAGTCTGTTTTGGGGGTGGTTGTCCAGCCATCCCCTGCTGCACCTTCCGGTGGAAGCTTTTGCACTACCACTGGCGCTGACAGGCCTCAACACACGCTGGCGCCTGGGCTGTGCCTTTTATCTCGCATCGTTGCTGGGGACCGGATTCACAGATTTGGCCATGGCCCTGACCAACGTGATGCCTCTCTGGCCGTCGGTGGTGACGGCCACGCCCTCTGAGGCGGCTTTGCTCCTTCAAGAGGCAGCGGCACGCGTGATGCGGCCTGAATCATTCCTGGTCATCAGTGCCTCCGCAGTGTTGATCCTCCGTCTCGTTCGTGACTGCCGGATCCGCAGCCTCAACGCAACGCCCTGGTCAACAAGTTGGGCAGTCGCAGCATCAGTGCTGTTCACAACCCTCCTAATTGACGGACTCTTTTTGACCTTGTCACTGCTGGCACCCGAACTCAGTGGTCTGATCTGA
- the psbU gene encoding photosystem II complex extrinsic protein PsbU, producing the protein MKRLLCWLTSIAVMAGLLMSLALPASVQAAEIRNVADDKIAERGDKVDLNNSSVRRFQQFPGMYPTLAGKIVLGGPYETVDDVLSLDLSDRQKELFEKYRDNFTVTAPSIALNEGFDRINDGQYR; encoded by the coding sequence ATGAAGCGTCTGCTGTGCTGGCTGACCAGCATTGCTGTGATGGCAGGGCTGCTGATGAGCCTGGCCCTTCCCGCGAGCGTTCAAGCCGCAGAGATCCGCAATGTGGCCGACGACAAGATCGCTGAACGCGGCGACAAGGTGGATCTCAACAATTCATCCGTTCGTCGTTTCCAGCAATTCCCTGGCATGTATCCGACTCTCGCCGGAAAAATCGTGCTGGGTGGTCCCTACGAGACAGTCGATGACGTGTTGTCTCTCGATCTAAGCGACCGTCAAAAAGAGCTGTTCGAGAAATACCGCGACAATTTCACCGTCACAGCGCCATCGATTGCTCTTAACGAGGGCTTCGACCGCATCAACGACGGCCAGTACCGCTGA
- the nadB gene encoding L-aspartate oxidase, whose protein sequence is MTTPRQGMEPIPAGPWDVVVVGAGAAGLMTCLELPVGLRVLLVNRNTSRRSSSLWAQGGIASVTRPDDSSGSHAADTIHAGAGLCDGDSVRLLVDQAPQCVDRLLQLGMEFDRNRDGSLATTLEAAHSHHRVLHVQDRTGHALVDVLRDQAEQRPGLLHRRGVRVSQLWVEHGRCCGVQVVDGCRLQWIRSRAVVLATGGGGHLYTNTTNPAQAAGEGVALAWSAGAAIEDLEFVQFHPTALKLPDAPCFLISEAVRGEGARLVDAAGQSPVSDLAGADLAPRDQVSRALLRCMREQHTDHIGLDWSGIPRDQAERRFPTILERCRQHNLNPLEQPIPVAPAAHYWMGGVATDLKAATSLPGLYAVGEVACTGLHGANRLASNSLMECLVFARQLGEIDLPAASETDRSHWSSPQGRSQTIVNHARSKASIGHLMREIEQLSERCWDVAGVDRSVTGMQSLLQATDQASLRVQQEELLQLVNGQPHNQPLQLAEPSRQELNLLLDLLHRQRTSILLLEACLFRTESRGGHYRSDAPAPLPQWRRHSRQVRGMPIHTRQVSE, encoded by the coding sequence ATGACAACGCCTCGCCAAGGAATGGAACCGATCCCTGCCGGTCCTTGGGATGTCGTGGTGGTTGGTGCCGGTGCCGCAGGTCTAATGACCTGTCTTGAGCTGCCTGTCGGACTCCGGGTTCTGCTCGTCAACCGCAACACGAGCCGTCGATCGTCCAGTCTTTGGGCACAAGGAGGCATTGCCTCCGTCACACGACCAGACGACAGCAGCGGTAGCCACGCCGCGGACACCATTCATGCCGGAGCAGGGCTCTGCGATGGGGATTCCGTTCGACTGTTGGTGGATCAGGCACCGCAATGTGTAGATCGGCTCCTGCAGCTGGGCATGGAGTTTGATCGCAATCGCGATGGAAGCCTGGCCACCACGCTGGAGGCGGCCCACAGTCATCACCGGGTGCTGCATGTGCAGGATCGCACCGGTCATGCTCTCGTCGATGTGCTGCGAGACCAGGCCGAACAACGGCCTGGTCTGCTGCATCGCCGAGGCGTGCGGGTCAGCCAACTTTGGGTTGAACACGGACGCTGCTGCGGCGTTCAGGTGGTGGATGGTTGCCGGCTGCAGTGGATCCGCTCAAGAGCTGTGGTCTTGGCGACCGGCGGCGGTGGCCATCTGTACACCAACACCACCAATCCGGCTCAGGCTGCAGGCGAGGGGGTGGCACTGGCCTGGAGTGCTGGCGCAGCCATCGAAGATCTGGAGTTTGTGCAGTTCCATCCCACAGCTCTCAAACTGCCGGATGCGCCATGCTTTCTGATCTCGGAAGCCGTTCGTGGAGAGGGAGCTCGCCTGGTGGATGCCGCAGGTCAGAGCCCTGTTTCAGACCTGGCGGGAGCCGATCTGGCACCGCGCGATCAAGTCAGCCGCGCCCTGCTCAGGTGCATGCGAGAGCAACACACGGACCACATCGGACTGGACTGGTCAGGGATCCCTCGAGACCAAGCCGAACGGCGCTTCCCAACCATTCTTGAACGCTGCCGACAGCACAACCTGAATCCTCTGGAGCAACCGATCCCAGTCGCTCCAGCAGCCCACTACTGGATGGGAGGAGTGGCCACGGACCTGAAAGCCGCAACATCGCTACCTGGTCTCTACGCCGTCGGCGAAGTGGCCTGCACCGGTCTGCATGGTGCCAATCGACTGGCCAGCAACTCGCTAATGGAATGTCTCGTGTTTGCCCGTCAGCTCGGCGAAATCGACCTTCCTGCAGCAAGCGAAACCGACCGAAGCCACTGGAGTTCTCCTCAAGGAAGAAGTCAGACCATCGTCAACCATGCACGCAGCAAGGCCAGCATCGGTCACTTGATGCGAGAGATCGAACAGCTCAGCGAACGGTGCTGGGATGTGGCTGGCGTGGATCGTTCCGTGACCGGGATGCAGAGCTTGCTGCAAGCCACTGATCAGGCCAGCTTGCGGGTGCAACAGGAAGAACTGCTGCAGCTGGTCAACGGACAACCCCACAACCAGCCACTCCAGCTCGCAGAACCCAGTCGCCAGGAACTGAATCTGTTGCTGGATCTTTTGCATCGCCAACGCACCAGCATCCTGTTGCTCGAAGCTTGCCTGTTCCGCACCGAAAGCCGAGGGGGGCACTACCGCAGTGATGCCCCTGCCCCTCTCCCCCAATGGCGCCGACACAGCCGTCAGGTGAGAGGAATGCCGATTCACACGCGCCAGGTCAGCGAATAG
- a CDS encoding vitamin K epoxide reductase family protein: MSTTRLTSRRRQDQGFKWARIAMAVLATVGVIDTGSITLKRWGLLGDLTCPMGADGCDKVLNSAWGTLFQTDAFSIPLSFAGLLAYLAIVVMALVPLLPGLAENRGDLSRRTWWGLLVVSLGMAVFSLVLVGLMVFKIQAFCFFCALSATLSVLLLLLAVIGGGWDDPGQVVFRGVLLALVVLIGSLIWSSVVDPERPDAAVSGAGVPPLVTTESTPAKVALAEHLTATGAVMYSAYWCPHCHEQKEDFGEEAAKKLTVIECAADGQNSQRALCESKNIEGYPTWEINGKLDSGVKPLKTLARLSGFKGDTDF; encoded by the coding sequence ATGAGCACCACCCGACTCACCAGCCGCCGCCGTCAGGATCAAGGCTTCAAATGGGCGCGCATCGCCATGGCGGTGCTGGCAACCGTCGGAGTGATCGACACAGGGTCGATCACTCTCAAGCGCTGGGGGCTGCTTGGCGACCTCACCTGTCCGATGGGAGCTGATGGGTGCGACAAAGTGCTCAACAGCGCCTGGGGAACACTGTTTCAGACCGACGCTTTCAGCATTCCACTGTCGTTTGCTGGTCTGCTCGCCTATCTGGCAATCGTGGTGATGGCGCTGGTGCCTTTGTTGCCGGGATTGGCGGAGAACCGAGGCGATTTGTCGCGTCGCACCTGGTGGGGACTGCTTGTCGTCTCGCTCGGTATGGCCGTGTTCAGCCTTGTGCTGGTGGGGCTGATGGTCTTCAAGATCCAGGCTTTCTGCTTCTTCTGCGCTCTCTCAGCAACGCTGTCGGTGCTGTTGTTGCTCCTTGCTGTGATCGGCGGCGGTTGGGATGATCCCGGGCAGGTCGTGTTTCGCGGCGTTCTTCTGGCGCTGGTTGTGCTCATCGGCAGCCTGATCTGGTCTTCTGTAGTGGATCCAGAGCGTCCTGATGCAGCTGTTAGCGGAGCTGGTGTGCCGCCGCTGGTCACCACCGAAAGCACCCCTGCCAAGGTGGCGCTCGCTGAACACCTCACAGCGACTGGAGCGGTGATGTACAGCGCTTACTGGTGTCCGCACTGCCACGAGCAGAAAGAGGATTTCGGTGAAGAAGCCGCCAAGAAGCTCACTGTGATTGAGTGCGCTGCAGATGGCCAGAACAGTCAGCGAGCTCTTTGTGAAAGCAAAAACATCGAGGGTTATCCCACCTGGGAGATCAACGGCAAGCTTGATTCCGGCGTGAAACCTCTTAAGACGCTGGCCAGGCTGTCGGGATTTAAGGGCGACACCGACTTCTAA